CGCGGCCAATCTGTAAGCGCGCCGCGCTGTGGCATACAATGATAAAGCCCGCCTGACGGCGGGCTTTATCATACAGCGTTGCGCGCTGCCACGGAGGTCATATGCCGCGCCCGCACCTCTCTTTTCCATTGTCGGCGTTTCTGCTGCTGGCGCTGCTTCTCCCGCCGTTTTTCCCCACAGGGGTTTTTTCAGGCGAGTCCGGAGCGACATCGGTCATCCGGGAGGGGGATATCCTTTTTCATACCTCCACTTCGTCCCAGAGCGCGCTCATCCGTCTGTTGACCAACTCGCCCTGGACCCATTGCGGCATTGTTCTGCGCCACAAGGGGCAACTACAAGTGCTGGAAGCGGTTCAGCCGGTGAAGCTCACGCCTGTGGCGGTCTGGACGGCGCGGGGCGCGGGCGGGCGCTATGCGCTCAAGCGTCTCAAAAACGCGGATGCCGTTCTCACGCCCGCCGTTCTGGAGCGCATGCGGCGTACGGGCGTGGACATGCTGGGTCGCGGTTATGACCGGCAGTTCCGCTGGTCCGACGAGAAACTTTATTGTTCGGAACTGGTCTGGAAGCTTTACCGGCGCGCCGCCGGCATCACTCTCTGCCGGCCCCGGCATTTTCGGGATTTCAATCTGTCCCGGCCCGCTCTGGCAAAGGAAGCGCTCCGCCGCTACGGGGGAAACATGCCCCCGCCGGAGGAGGCCGTGGTCACGCCCGCGGATCTCTTCGCCAGCCCCCTGCTGCGCACCCTGTGGGAGGAATAGCCGGACGCGTTGCGCGCCTCAGCTCCCTCCCACCACAAAGGCATGGGGGTAGAGCGCCCTGAACATCTCCAGCATCTGCTGCGCGCCGTTGGAATCCTGCCACGGCCCCACCTGCACGTTCCACATGTTGTTGCTGCCGAACTGCAGGCGGCCCTTGTGCCCGGACCGGGTCAGGATGCCGATCAGTTTGTAGGCGTTGTCCTTGTTGGCGAAGGCCCCCACCTGCACGTAGAAGGGGCCGGACATGTCGCCGTCCTCGCGCATCTGGGGAATGCCGCCCAGGCTCTGGATGCGCACCCTGGCCGTGCCCGTGCCCATCATGTTCAAACGCGTGGCCGCGCCGCGCGAGAGGTCGATGACCCTGTCGTCCACAAAGGGGCCCCGGTCATTGACCCGCACGATGATGGAGCGGCCGTTGCCCAGGTGGGTGACGCGCACCTTGGTGCCCAAAGGCAGGATTTTATGGGCCGCAGTCATGGCGTACTGGTTGTAGCGCTCGCCATTGGCGGTTTTTTTGCCGTGGAAACCCGGCCCGTACCAGGAGGCTACGCCCACTTCCACAAAGCCGTGGGCGGATTTGAGCGGATAATAGGTCTTGCCGCGCACGGTATAGGGTTTGCTGCCCGGCACGCCGCCCTTGCGCCAGGAGCGCGAGCCGCAGCCGCTCAGCAGAACCGCGCAGAGCAGGAGAGCCAGGCAGACCCGCAGGGCGCGGAAGGCCCTGTTCACGCGTCCGGCTCCGGGACGTCCATGCAGCGCAGCGCGCCGCTCTGGGCGCATGCGGCGCACAGCGCCGCGTCGTCTTCCCCGGCGGAACCGGCCTCCAGCCCGCGCAGCAGCTCCAGGCCTTCGGCGTTGAGCAGATTCCGCTCCCGCGCGCGCCGCAACAGGGCCTGGGCGGGCTCCTGCCGGCCGGACTCCAGAAAATCCCGTGCGGCCAGCAGATAGAGGCGCGCGGGTTCGCCGTCATACAGGGTCGTGAGCAGATCCGGATAATACTGCCCGAAGACCTCGCGTGCCAGCGGCTCCTCGCAGGCCAGCCAGCGGGCCAGGCGGCCGTTGTCGCCTTCCCCCGTCAGATAGCGGGTCAGCAGGAAGAGGCCGTGCGACAGCACATGCAGGATGCGCTCCAGTTCACGTGCCGAGCTTTCGGCGGTCTGAGCGGCCAGGGCGCTCAGGGGGCCGTAGAGTTCGTTGGTCACCGCAGGATGGCGGCCCAGCTGGGCCAGACGGTTGGCGTAATGCTGCCCCTGGAAGGCGTCTTCCTTGAGCTTGGCGCATTCGTGAAAAGCGTAACCAACGCACCAGTCGATGAGGGCCTCCACCGGGCTCTGCACGGCCATGCCGTCGGGATGCGGGCTGGCCGCGTACTGCCAGAGCACGATGCCCTGGCCTTCCACCGTTGCGGAAGCCGGGCGGGTCGCATTGCGGAACAGGTGATGGGCCGTGTCCTTGAGCCGCCAGAACACGCCCTTGCGCATGGCCTCGCCCAGCAGGTCGCGCAGGGCCGAGTAGGATACCGTGCCGTCGCGCTCAAAGCGCCGCCGCTGATCGGACAACAACCGGAAGACCATGCAGTAGTCGCGCACCAGGTCGCGCACAAAAAAGGCTCTGTTGGCCAGCAGCCAGCGTTCGCTCACGCTTCGTCCTCCCGCAGCAGGGCTCTGGCCACGGCCAGGTCGTAGAGCTTGAGGGGGTCGGCCTCCTCGTTGCGTTCCGTCCGGTACAGGCGGGCCGCGTTGCGCACCACGTCCAGGCTGAGCCAGGGATGGCGCTCCCAGATCTCGGGATGGTCCGCCTGCCAGAGGCGGAATTCCACTTCGCCGTCCGGCCCCCGCCGCACATAGACCCTGGCCTGGTTGTTGCCGGCCTGGGGGTGGTAATACAAGCCGCGTTCGTCTTTCATGGCTGTCCGTTTGTTTGCTGTGGTTTTGTCTTGTACATGGAATGGTGAAGCGCGGATATTCTATGCCCAAAGCGCCGTCTTTGCCAAGACCGCGCGCGTCCTCCGGCGGGAGAACGGCCGCGCCGCTGTGAAAATGTGGTCAATGTTCGGCTCTGCCGGTTGTCATCAGGGGAAAAATAAGATATGCAACCAATAGACCGCGTTGCGGCCCGAGGGGCCGAGGCTCTGGCTCGCCCGCTCGTTCCTGATCCCTATGGGGCGTTCCGCTGTGGCGGAGCGGGCGTCGCGGCGGCTTGAAAAGTTGCCGGCGGCACCGGGGCGGGACGCATTCCCGCCGCGGATCGGCGTACGCGCAGAAGTCCGTTTTGCGATGCTCCGGGATTGGCGCACCGGAACGGCATGTCACGCGATGGCGTGATACAATCAAACCATGTGGAGGTATGGCAATGGCGAAATATGCAACCCCCCAGTTGGATCAGCTCGAATCAGGCCCCTGGCCGAGCTTTGTGTCCGACATCAAACAGGAAGCGGCCGCGCGGGCCAAAAATCCCAAGGGTCTTGACTATCAGATCCCTGTGGATTGCCCTGAAGACCTGCTCGGCGTGCTGGAACTTTCCTACGCCGAAAAGGAAACCCACTGGAAGCACGGCGGCATCGTGGGCGTGTTCGGTTACGGCGGCGGCGTTATCGGCCGTTACTGCGACCAGCCCGAGATGTTCCCCGGCGTGGCTCACTTCCACACCATGCGTGTGGCCCAGCCTGCTGGCAAATACTACAATACCAAGTTCCTGCGCGACCTGTGCGACATCTGGGATCTGCGCGGTTCCGGCCTGACCAACATGCATGGTTCCACCGGCGACATCGTGTTGCTGGGCACCCAGACCGCCCAGCTGGAAGAAGTCTTCCACGAGCTGACCCACAAGATGAATGTGGACCTCGGCGGTTCCGGCTCCAACCTGCGTACGCCTGAAGCCTGCCTCGGCCAGTCCCGTTGCGAATACGCCTGCTACAACACGCAGGACATGTGCTATCAGCTGACCATGGACTACCAGGACGAACTGCACCGTCCGGCCTTCCCCTACAAGTTCAAGTTCAAGTTCGACGGCTGCCCCAACGGCTGTGTCTGCGCCATGGCCCGTTCCGACTTCGCCGTGGTGGGCACTTGGAAGGACGACATCAAGATCGACCAGGAAAAGGTCAAGGCTTATGTGGCCGGCGAAATCAAACCCAACGCGGGTGCGCACGCCGGGCGCGACTGGGGCAAGTTCGACCTCCAGAAGGAAGTCATTGACCGTTGCCCCAGCCACTGCATGAAGTGGGACGGTTCCAAGCTCTCCATCAAGACCGCCGACTGCGTGCGCTGCATGCACTGCATCAATACCATGCCCCAGGCCCTGCACATCGGCGACGAGCGCGGCGCCAGCATCCTGGTGGGCGCCAAGGCCCCTGTGGTGGACGGCGCGCAGATGGGCTCGCTGCTTGTTCCCTTCATCTCCTGTGAAGCCCCCTATGACGACGTCAAGGAAGTCATTGAAAAAATCTGGGATTGGTGGATGGAAGAAGGCAAAAACCGCGAACGCGTGGGCGAAACCATGAAGCGCCTCTCCTTCCAGAAGCTGCTGGAAGTTACTGACGTGCCGGCTATGCCCTGCCAGGTGAAAGCGCCGCGTACCAATCCGTTTATCTTCTTCAAGGAAGAGGAAGTGCCCGGCGGCTGGAACCGCGATCTTGCCGAGTTCCGCAAACGCCATCAACGCTAGTTAAAGGGGGAAACGAACATGGCTTTTATTTCTACCGGGTACAATCCCCAGAAACCGATGGAAGGCCGCATCTCCGACATCGGTCCTCATAAGTACGACGATTATTTCCCGCCGGTGATCAAAAAGAACTTCGGCAAGTGGCTCTATCACGAAATTCTGGAGCCCGGCGTGCTGCTGCACGTGGCCGAGAGCGGCGACAAGGTCTACACCGTGCGTGTGGGCGGCACCCGCACCATGTCCATCACTCACATCCGTGAGCTGTGCGACATCGCCGACAAATACTGCGGCGGCTACCTGCGCTGGACCACCCGTAACAACATCGAATTCATGGTGGAAGACGAAGCCACCATGAAGGCCCTGCGCGACGACCTGAACTCCCGCAAGTTCGACGGCGGTTCCTTCAAGTTCCCCGTGGGCGGTACGGGCGCCAGCGTCAGCAACATGATTCACACCCAGGGCTGGGTGCACTGCCACACCCCCGCCACCGACGCCTCCGGCCCGGTGAAATGCGTGATGGACGCCCTGTTCGACGAGTTCAAGCACATGCGCATGCCCGCGCCCGTGCGTGTGGCCTTGGCCTGCTGCATCAATATGTGCGGCGCCGTGCACTGCTCGGACATCGGCCTGGTGGGCATCCACCGCAAACCGCCCATGATCGACCATGAATGGGCCGACCAGCTTTGCGAAATTCCGCTGGCCGTGGCCGCCTGCCCGACTGCCGCCGTGCGTCCCACCAAGGTGGAGCACAACGGCGAGAAGGTGAACTCCATCGCCATCAAGGAAGACCGCTGCATGTACTGCGGCAACTGCTACACCATGTGCCCGGCCCTGCCCATCGCCGACAGCGAGGGTGACGGCATCGCCATCATGGTGGGCGGCAAGGTTTCCAACCGCATCTCCATGCCCAAGTTCTCCAAGGTGGTTGTGGGCTACATCCCCAACGAACCGCCGCGCTGGCCCAGCCTGACCAAGACCGTGAAGCACATTGTCGAAGTCTACGCCGCCAACGCCGAAAAATACGAGCGCCTGGGCGAATGGGCCGAACGCATCGGTTGGGAAAGCTTCTTCAAGCTGACCGGCCTTGAGTTCACCCACCACCTCATCGACGACTTCCGCGATTCCGCCTACTATACTTGGCGGCAGAGCACCCAGTTCAAGTTCTAGGCACTTTGCGTAACCCCGGCGGCGCGTCCGCGCCGCCGGGACAGGAGAAAGCTCATGGCTGACGACAAAGACGTTGTTGTTGAATTTCTGAAAAGCAAATCCGCGTCCAAATCCAAGTTCTACTTCAAGGACTTCCTGGAACTCTTCCCGGACAAGGGTCCCCGCGACGTGAAGAAAATCCTCACCA
Above is a genomic segment from Desulfovibrio porci containing:
- a CDS encoding septal ring lytic transglycosylase RlpA family protein translates to MNRAFRALRVCLALLLCAVLLSGCGSRSWRKGGVPGSKPYTVRGKTYYPLKSAHGFVEVGVASWYGPGFHGKKTANGERYNQYAMTAAHKILPLGTKVRVTHLGNGRSIIVRVNDRGPFVDDRVIDLSRGAATRLNMMGTGTARVRIQSLGGIPQMREDGDMSGPFYVQVGAFANKDNAYKLIGILTRSGHKGRLQFGSNNMWNVQVGPWQDSNGAQQMLEMFRALYPHAFVVGGS
- a CDS encoding dissimilatory sulfite reductase D family protein, coding for MADDKDVVVEFLKSKSASKSKFYFKDFLELFPDKGPRDVKKILTKLINEEVLEFWSSGSTSMYGLKGAGKQSHAEGED
- the dsrB gene encoding dissimilatory-type sulfite reductase subunit beta produces the protein MAFISTGYNPQKPMEGRISDIGPHKYDDYFPPVIKKNFGKWLYHEILEPGVLLHVAESGDKVYTVRVGGTRTMSITHIRELCDIADKYCGGYLRWTTRNNIEFMVEDEATMKALRDDLNSRKFDGGSFKFPVGGTGASVSNMIHTQGWVHCHTPATDASGPVKCVMDALFDEFKHMRMPAPVRVALACCINMCGAVHCSDIGLVGIHRKPPMIDHEWADQLCEIPLAVAACPTAAVRPTKVEHNGEKVNSIAIKEDRCMYCGNCYTMCPALPIADSEGDGIAIMVGGKVSNRISMPKFSKVVVGYIPNEPPRWPSLTKTVKHIVEVYAANAEKYERLGEWAERIGWESFFKLTGLEFTHHLIDDFRDSAYYTWRQSTQFKF
- a CDS encoding YiiX/YebB-like N1pC/P60 family cysteine hydrolase — its product is MPRPHLSFPLSAFLLLALLLPPFFPTGVFSGESGATSVIREGDILFHTSTSSQSALIRLLTNSPWTHCGIVLRHKGQLQVLEAVQPVKLTPVAVWTARGAGGRYALKRLKNADAVLTPAVLERMRRTGVDMLGRGYDRQFRWSDEKLYCSELVWKLYRRAAGITLCRPRHFRDFNLSRPALAKEALRRYGGNMPPPEEAVVTPADLFASPLLRTLWEE
- the dsrA gene encoding dissimilatory-type sulfite reductase subunit alpha — its product is MAKYATPQLDQLESGPWPSFVSDIKQEAAARAKNPKGLDYQIPVDCPEDLLGVLELSYAEKETHWKHGGIVGVFGYGGGVIGRYCDQPEMFPGVAHFHTMRVAQPAGKYYNTKFLRDLCDIWDLRGSGLTNMHGSTGDIVLLGTQTAQLEEVFHELTHKMNVDLGGSGSNLRTPEACLGQSRCEYACYNTQDMCYQLTMDYQDELHRPAFPYKFKFKFDGCPNGCVCAMARSDFAVVGTWKDDIKIDQEKVKAYVAGEIKPNAGAHAGRDWGKFDLQKEVIDRCPSHCMKWDGSKLSIKTADCVRCMHCINTMPQALHIGDERGASILVGAKAPVVDGAQMGSLLVPFISCEAPYDDVKEVIEKIWDWWMEEGKNRERVGETMKRLSFQKLLEVTDVPAMPCQVKAPRTNPFIFFKEEEVPGGWNRDLAEFRKRHQR